A genomic window from Rhodococcus sp. KBS0724 includes:
- the pstA gene encoding phosphate ABC transporter permease PstA, with product MSTTLDRPVKAPTFQGVGAKRRATDVTATILVSLAVLVALIPLVWVLYTVIAKGLPALTSATWFTNSMSGLTASASGGGVYHALVGTLMQGVVCAVFSIPLGIFVAIYLVEYADRKSKLGKLTTFMVDILSGVPSIVAALFIYALWIATFGFPKSAFAVSLALVLLMVPVVIRSTEEMLRIVPMDLREASYALGVPKWKTISKIVLPTALPGIITGVMLALARVLGETAPLLILVGYAPFINFDLFNGEMGTLPSLMVAEMNNPTDAGTNRIWGAALTLILLIAILNIVAKVIGHFSQVRSK from the coding sequence ATGAGCACCACTTTGGACCGCCCGGTCAAGGCGCCCACCTTCCAGGGCGTCGGAGCAAAGCGTCGCGCCACGGACGTCACTGCGACGATCCTGGTCAGCCTCGCCGTTCTGGTTGCCCTCATTCCGTTGGTCTGGGTGCTCTACACGGTGATCGCAAAGGGCCTGCCCGCGTTGACGTCTGCGACCTGGTTCACGAACTCGATGAGCGGTCTGACAGCGTCGGCGTCCGGTGGCGGTGTCTATCACGCACTGGTCGGCACCTTGATGCAAGGCGTTGTGTGCGCGGTCTTCTCGATCCCGCTCGGAATCTTTGTCGCCATCTACCTGGTGGAGTACGCAGACCGTAAGTCCAAGCTCGGCAAGCTCACGACCTTCATGGTCGACATCCTCAGTGGTGTTCCGTCCATCGTGGCCGCGCTGTTCATCTACGCACTGTGGATCGCGACGTTCGGATTCCCCAAGTCTGCGTTTGCCGTCTCGCTCGCGCTAGTGCTGCTGATGGTCCCGGTCGTCATCCGATCCACCGAGGAAATGCTACGCATCGTCCCGATGGATCTGCGTGAGGCGTCGTACGCCCTCGGTGTTCCCAAGTGGAAGACCATCTCGAAAATCGTTCTGCCGACGGCACTTCCCGGCATCATCACCGGCGTCATGCTGGCCCTGGCCCGCGTGCTCGGTGAGACCGCGCCGCTGCTGATCCTCGTCGGCTATGCACCGTTCATCAACTTCGACCTGTTCAACGGCGAAATGGGCACGCTGCCTTCGCTTATGGTCGCCGAGATGAACAACCCGACCGACGCCGGCACCAACCGCATCTGGGGTGCCGCGCTGACTCTGATCCTGCTGATCGCGATTCTCAACATCGTCGCCAAGGTGATCGGTCACTTCTCACAGGTCCGCAGCAAGTGA
- the pstB gene encoding phosphate ABC transporter ATP-binding protein PstB, translating into MAKRLDLKDVNIYYGKFHAVADVGLSVPPRSVTAFIGPSGCGKSTVLRSLNRMHEVIPGARVEGSVLLDGEDIYGSNVDPVGVRKTIGMVFQRPNPFPTMSIKDNVVAGLKLQGERNKKRLDEVAERSLRGANLWNEVKDRLDKPGGGLSGGQQQRLCIARAIAVSPDVLLMDEPCSALDPISTLAIEDLITELKKDFTIVIVTHNMQQAARVSDQTAFFNLEATGKPGQLVEIDDTEKIFSNPTQKATEDYISGRFG; encoded by the coding sequence ATGGCCAAGCGTCTGGATCTCAAGGACGTCAACATCTACTACGGCAAGTTCCACGCCGTCGCCGATGTCGGCCTCTCCGTCCCACCCCGGAGCGTGACCGCGTTCATCGGCCCGTCCGGTTGCGGCAAGTCGACAGTGCTCCGATCCCTCAATCGCATGCACGAGGTCATTCCCGGTGCGCGCGTCGAAGGTTCCGTGCTGCTCGACGGTGAGGACATCTACGGCTCCAACGTCGACCCGGTCGGCGTTCGCAAGACCATCGGCATGGTGTTCCAGCGACCCAACCCGTTCCCGACCATGTCCATCAAGGACAACGTCGTGGCAGGGTTGAAGCTGCAGGGTGAGCGCAACAAGAAGCGCCTCGACGAGGTCGCCGAGCGTTCCCTGCGTGGAGCCAACCTGTGGAACGAGGTCAAGGATCGCCTCGACAAGCCCGGTGGAGGCCTTTCAGGCGGCCAGCAGCAGCGTCTGTGCATCGCGCGGGCCATCGCAGTCTCGCCCGACGTCCTGCTCATGGACGAGCCGTGCTCGGCTCTCGACCCCATCTCGACTTTGGCGATCGAAGACCTGATCACCGAACTCAAGAAGGACTTCACCATCGTCATCGTCACGCACAACATGCAGCAGGCTGCTCGTGTGAGTGACCAGACGGCGTTCTTCAACCTCGAGGCAACCGGCAAGCCGGGTCAGCTCGTCGAGATCGACGACACCGAGAAGATCTTCTCGAACCCGACGCAGAAGGCCACCGAGGACTACATCTCGGGCCGCTTCGGATAA
- a CDS encoding urease subunit gamma: MHLTPSDTEKLLLSVAGMVARDRRERGVLLNYPEAMALISCWILERARDGMTVAELMNAGRQVLTRDDVMEGVPEMIANIQVEATFPDGRKLVTVTEPIR; the protein is encoded by the coding sequence GTGCACCTCACCCCTTCAGATACCGAAAAGCTGCTCCTGAGTGTCGCGGGCATGGTCGCCCGCGACCGTCGCGAGCGCGGGGTACTTCTGAATTACCCCGAAGCGATGGCCCTGATCTCATGTTGGATTCTCGAGCGGGCGCGTGACGGTATGACGGTTGCGGAACTGATGAATGCCGGTCGCCAGGTGCTCACTCGCGACGACGTCATGGAAGGGGTACCCGAGATGATTGCAAACATCCAGGTGGAGGCCACTTTTCCGGACGGTCGCAAGCTTGTCACCGTGACGGAGCCCATCCGATGA
- a CDS encoding urease subunit alpha yields the protein MSTMDRRGYASLFGPTAGDQIRLADTDLWIEIEHDYTATGDEMVFGGGKSIRESMGQGTTTRDQGALDVVITNAVILDHWGIVRADVGIRDGRIVAIGKSGNPDIMNGVHPKLLIGPSTDVIAGEGRILTAGAIDTHVHILSEIEMLEALATGTTTIAGGGTGPTEATKATTVTPGAWSLTMMHRALDHIPLNVLLLGKGSTVSHEALRQEALAGAGGFKVHEDWGSTPAAIDAALRAADEFGLQVALHADSLNETGYVQHTLDAIAGRGIHVFHAEGAGGGHAPDIIVTAGEPNVLPASTNPTLPHTVNTVAEHLDMLIVCHALNPRVPEDLAFAESRIRPTTIAAEDFLHDIGAISITSSDAQAMGRIGEVTLRTWQVAHVMKAQHGKLGSSMPADNERARRYVAKYTICPAVAHGIDHEIGSVEAGKMADLVLWDPAFFGVRPAAVIKGGAIVAAPLGDPNAAIPTPQPVFVRPAMASAPGSAPHLSTTFVSPMAIEDGLAGRLGLTRTLTAIRPTRHLTKADMPNNTALPSIDVDPETFAIKVDGDLIQPNPVAVVPMAQRYMLF from the coding sequence GTGAGCACGATGGATCGGCGTGGTTACGCGTCGCTGTTCGGACCGACTGCGGGCGATCAGATCCGGTTGGCCGATACCGATCTCTGGATCGAGATCGAGCACGACTACACCGCAACGGGCGACGAAATGGTGTTCGGCGGCGGCAAGAGCATCCGTGAATCCATGGGACAGGGCACGACCACCCGCGATCAGGGCGCACTCGACGTGGTCATCACCAATGCCGTGATTCTCGATCACTGGGGAATTGTCCGGGCAGACGTCGGAATTCGTGACGGTCGCATCGTGGCGATCGGGAAGTCGGGTAACCCCGACATCATGAACGGCGTGCATCCCAAGCTGCTCATCGGGCCGAGCACCGACGTGATCGCCGGAGAGGGAAGGATTCTCACCGCCGGCGCGATCGATACGCACGTGCACATTCTCAGTGAGATCGAGATGCTGGAGGCGCTCGCCACCGGCACGACGACCATCGCCGGCGGCGGAACCGGGCCGACCGAGGCCACCAAGGCCACGACCGTCACCCCTGGCGCCTGGTCGCTCACGATGATGCACCGCGCGCTCGACCACATTCCGCTCAATGTGCTCCTTCTGGGCAAGGGCAGCACCGTGAGTCACGAGGCGCTCCGTCAGGAAGCGCTCGCCGGCGCCGGCGGATTCAAGGTGCACGAGGACTGGGGCTCGACCCCCGCGGCGATCGACGCGGCCTTGCGCGCTGCCGACGAATTCGGTCTCCAGGTCGCTCTGCATGCCGACAGCCTCAACGAAACCGGCTACGTACAGCACACTTTGGACGCTATCGCCGGTCGAGGCATTCACGTATTCCATGCCGAGGGCGCTGGCGGCGGGCATGCTCCCGACATCATCGTGACGGCGGGTGAGCCGAATGTTCTTCCGGCATCAACCAATCCGACGTTGCCGCACACCGTCAACACGGTTGCCGAGCACCTCGACATGCTCATCGTGTGCCACGCGCTGAACCCCCGTGTCCCGGAGGACCTTGCGTTCGCCGAGTCTCGAATCCGCCCGACAACGATTGCGGCAGAAGATTTCCTGCACGATATCGGCGCTATCTCCATCACGTCGTCCGACGCTCAGGCAATGGGCCGGATCGGTGAGGTGACCCTGCGAACCTGGCAGGTAGCGCACGTGATGAAGGCGCAGCACGGCAAGTTGGGCTCGTCCATGCCCGCCGATAACGAGCGTGCTCGCCGATACGTCGCGAAGTACACGATCTGCCCGGCAGTCGCGCACGGCATCGATCATGAAATCGGTTCGGTCGAGGCCGGGAAAATGGCCGACCTCGTCTTGTGGGATCCCGCGTTCTTCGGTGTGCGGCCGGCAGCGGTCATCAAGGGCGGCGCGATAGTCGCTGCGCCCCTGGGCGATCCCAATGCCGCGATTCCGACGCCCCAGCCGGTGTTCGTGCGTCCCGCGATGGCGTCCGCGCCGGGTTCGGCTCCGCACCTGTCCACAACCTTCGTCTCGCCGATGGCGATCGAGGACGGGCTGGCCGGCCGACTCGGGCTCACTCGCACACTCACCGCGATCCGTCCGACGCGTCACCTCACCAAAGCCGACATGCCGAACAACACGGCACTACCGTCCATCGACGTCGACCCGGAGACGTTTGCCATCAAGGTCGACGGTGATCTGATTCAACCCAATCCCGTAGCTGTAGTGCCGATGGCTCAGCGCTATATGTTGTTCTGA